From Lolium perenne isolate Kyuss_39 chromosome 5, Kyuss_2.0, whole genome shotgun sequence, a single genomic window includes:
- the LOC127300279 gene encoding uncharacterized protein, whose product MGSGSMGSSSHHYSGAGTNRHNPWPMLSALVSSHVTESNSRSISSDRPDLGVVDEAEPVLADLRKWLCQAPPVQIPSATPHPSTLRFRNNHLAHDIWNER is encoded by the exons ATGGGAAGTGGATCAATGGGGTCCAGTTCTCATCACTATTCTGGTGCCGGCACAAACAG GCACAACCCTTGGCCTATGTTGAGTGCTTTGGTCAGTTCACATGTGACAGAGAGCAATTCCCGGAGCATTAGCTCAG ATAGGCCAGATTTAGGAGTGGTAGATGAAGCCGAACCTGTCCTCGCTGACCTTCGCAAATGGCTCTGTCAAGCTCCTCCAGTCCAAATACCCTCAGCCACACCTCACCCGTCAACTCTGAG GTTCCGGAACAATCACTTGGCGCATGATATATGGAATGAACGATAG
- the LOC127300280 gene encoding protein ETHYLENE-INSENSITIVE 2: protein MDGVRSLAHSLGAGEGGGRNNLFRTLGPALFISIGYIDLGKWVTTIDAGSRFGYDLVLLVLLFNFSAVLCQYLSICIGMVTTKNLAEICVQEYSQPICAGLGVQAIISLLTAEVTMISGIAMGFNLVFEYDDIVTGIWFASFAVNLLPYAISHLDKKVAGTLNTCIAGLALVCFVLGLLVSQPKVPLDMDVMFPKLSGESAYSLMALLGGNVIAHNFYVHSSFVQAQKRSPVTLGSLFHDHLISILFIFSGVFLVNYVLISSAAVGSSDALLLTFQDVVELMNQIFMNPAAPVVFLVVLLLSSHIISLSSIVGSHAIVENFFGVNLSLSAHHLLLKVFAMIPTIYYARIAGSEAIYQLLIICPVIQAMLLPSSVIPVFRVASSRSLMGSYRISSSVEILAFLSFLLMLFTNIIFMAEILFGDSTWTNNMKGNTGSPVVLPYTLIVLTSCVSIVFTLFLAVTPLKSASNEAETLELSVHSQREPLGSAHHREELFLEDVAQEEIQRSSTDALREQSESHQESALEHTESSDTTAESDHDSQQSTAYTVSTPKAQPSPPVYHEEPKPVCVADWTESIPKVSTPTAVEHINAENIKVKSTTEKDVEVVAEVCTDKDNITPRNLEYEKSAVGRAPFNPDGPPSLTFSRGKDTDAGNGSGSLSTLSGLGRAARRQLAATLDEFWGHLFDYHGKLTQDANDKRYNFLLGLDSKTASSAVRADNQSIEASKSPLMRDVMRGSPTSLNSWDSMSREKEIRGLDWNSGQQMGSMGSSNWSQSMNLPYTDISSPSSSLLEQNANYYSNFSNVPSYTDNQFYQPATIHGYQLASYLKGMNASRSQYSNIPLDPRRVPRSSEYSFPNYPDSPLHARSQNVRGSLGANPLQNPTMNRLNTSVERPYYDSFSVEESESGGSSAYSKKYHSSPDISALIAASRKALLNEANLGGAAGNQSYLSKLASERPQYVDPTARSNAQAAFNERSQHNLQRDVLSMQLGMNPNAKSLWAQQPFEQLFGVSSAELNKSEVNTGQRSSGITNDDSSYTECEVELLQSLRSCIVKILKVEGSGWLFRQNGGCDENLIDQVAAAEKYSQETTENLLSPELRRMPSDKSSQPLRRNDDRAANCMHGLPNCGESCVWQSSLVVSFGVWCIRRVLDLSLVESRPELWGKYTYVLNRLQGVLEPAFSKPRKPLTGCTCLQIVGPVARPISGTFTTSAVILETIKDVEQAISGRKGRSGTAAGDVAFPKGKENLASVLKRYKRRLSSKPSAGQ from the exons ATGGACGGCGTCCGGAGCTTGGCGCACTCCCTGGGAGCtggcgagggcggcggccggAACAACCTCTTCCGCACCCTCGGCCCGGCGCTCTTCATTTCGATCGGCTACATCGACCTCGGCAAGTGGGTCACCACCATAGACGCCGGCTCGCGCTTCGGCTACGACCTCGTGCTGCTCGTCCTGCTCTtcaacttctccgccgtcctcTGCCAGTACCTCTCCATATGCATCGGCATGGTCACCACCAAGAATCTGGCAGAG ATATGCGTCCAGGAGTACAGTCAGCCAATATGTGCCGGCCTTGGTGTTCAGGCAATAATTTCCTTGTTAACTGCAGAAGTTACCATG ATTTCAGGCATAGCAATGGGCTTCAACCTTGTATTCGAGTATGATGACATTGTCACAGGCatatggtttgcaagttttgcggTTAATCTGCTACCATATGCGATCTCCCATCTG GACAAGAAGGTGGCTGGAACATTAAATACCTGCATAGCGGGTCTCGCACTTGTTTGCTTCGTGCTTGGTTTATTGGTCAGTCAACCAAAAGTTCCTCTCGATATGGATGTCATGTTCCCCAAGTTGAGTGGTGAAAGTGCGTATTCGCTCATGGCACTTCTGGGTGGAAATGTAATAGCGCACAATTTCTATGTCCATTCATCATTTGTACAG GCTCAAAAGAGGTCACCTGTTACACTCGGGTCCTTATTTCATGACCACCTTATTTCTATCTTGTTTATTTTTTCTGGGGTTTTCCTTGTGAACTATGTTCTCATAAGCTCAGCAGCAGTTGGATCCAGTGATGCACTGCTCCTGACCTTTCAAGATGTTGTAGAGCTGATGAACCAG ATATTCATGAATCCTGCAGCACCGGTTGTGTTCTTAGTGGTTCTTCTTCTTTCGAGCCACATCATCTCGTTGTCATCTATTGTTGGTAGCCATGCAATTGTGGAGAATTTCTTTGGTGTAAACCTTTCTCTTTCTGCGCACCATCTGCTACTGAAGGTTTTTGCCATGATTCCTACAATCTACTATGCAAGGATTGCGGGTTCAGAAGCAATATATCAGCTCCTTATCATCTGCCCAGTCATCCAGGCTATGCTCCTCCCTTCGTCTGTTATACCTGTTTTCCGTGTCGCCTCGTCCAGGTCATTAATGGGCAGTTACAGAATATCTTCGTCTGTTGAAATATTGGCCTTTCTTTCATTTCTGCTTATGCTATTTACGAATATCATTTTTATGGCGGAAATCCTGTTTGGTGATAGCACCTGGACAAACAACATGAAAGGCAACACCGGGAGCCCTGTGGTACTTCCATATACTCTCATAGTCCTAACTTCGTGTGTATCTATTGTGTTTACACTGTTCCTGGCTGTTACTCCACTTAAGTCTGCAAGTAATGAAGCCGAAACTCTGGAGTTGTCTGTGCACTCTCAGAGAGAACCATTGGGCAGTGCTCATCATAGAGAAGAGCTCTTTCTGGAAGATGTTGCCCAAGAAGAAATTCAAAGGTCTTCTACTGATGCTCTCAGAGAGCAATCGGAAAGTCATCAGGAATCAGCTTTGGAGCATACTGAAAGTTCTGACACCACTGCAGAGTCTGATCATGACAGCCAGCAATCAACTGCTTATACAGTGAGTACTCCTAAAGCTCAACCCTCACCACCTGTCTACCATGAAGAGCCAAAACCAGTTTGTGTAGCTGATTGGACAGAGTCGATACCAAAGGTTTCTACCCCCACTGCAGTAGAACATATTAATGCAGAGAACATCAAAGTGAAGAGCACAACTGAAAAAGATGTTGAAGTAGTAGCAGAAGTTTGCACGGACAAGGATAACATTACCCCACGTAATTTGGAATATGAGAAGTCTGCTGTAGGCAGAGCACCTTTCAACCCCGACGGTCCACCATCTCTGACTTTCAGCAGGGGAAAAGACACTGATGCTGGCAATGGTAGTGGCAGCCTTTCAACACTTTCTGGTTTGGGCCGTGCTGCAAGGAGGCAGTTAGCAGCAACTCTTGATGAGTTCTGGGGGCACCTTTTTGATTATCATGGTAAACTTACACAAGACGCAAATGATAAAAGGTACAATTTTTTGCTTGGACTGGACTCGAAAACAGCTAGTTCTGCTGTGAGGGCAGATAACCAAAGCATTGAAGCTTCAAAGAGCCCCTTGATGAGAGATGTGATGCGAGGATCACCTACCTCACTGAACTCATGGGACTCAATGTCACGTGAGAAGGAAATCCGTGGTCTAGACTGGAATTCTGGGCAGCAGATGGGTTCAATGGGTTCATCAAATTGGTCTCAGAGCATGAATTTACCATACACAGACATTTCGAGTCCAAGCAGCAGCTTGCTTGAGCAAAATGCAAACTATTATTCCAATTTTAGTAATGTGCCTTCTTACACTGATAATCAGTTCTATCAGCCTGCTACCATTCATGGATATCAGCTGGCATCTTATTTGAAAGGAATGAATGCAAGTAGAAGTCAGTATTCCAACATCCCCCTGGACCCACGACGAGTTCCTAGATCTTCTGAATATTCTTTTCCTAACTATCCAGACTCCCCCTTGCATGCCCGTAGCCAAAATGTGCGTGGTTCACTGGGAGCCAACCCTTTGCAAAACCCAACGATGAACCGCTTAAACACATCAGTGGAGAGACCCTATTATGATTCTTTCTCTGTTGAAGAAAGTGAAAGTGGTGGCTCATCTGCGTACTCAAAGAAGTATCACAGTTCACCTGACATATCTGCACTAATCGCTGCAAGCAGAAAGGCTTTGTTGAATGAAGCGAATTTGGGTGGGGCTGCTGGGAATCAGTCATACCTAAGTAAGTTGGCATCTGAGAGACCGCAATATGTGGACCCAACAGCCAGGTCCAATGCTCAAGCTGCCTTTAATGAGCGCTCACAACATAACCTCCAGAGGGATGTCCTATCCATGCAATTGGGTATGAACCCCAACGCCAAATCCCTTTGGGCCCAACAACCGTTTGAACAACTGTTTGGCGTGTCAAGTGCAGAATTGAACAAAAGTGAGGTGAACACTGGCCAGAGATCAAGTGGCATCACAAATGATGATTCCTCTTACACAGAGTGCGAGGTAGAACTTCTTCAATCTCTTAGATCTTGCATCGTGAAGATCTTGAAAGTGGAAGGATCAGGATGGCTCTTTAGGCAAAATGGTGGCTGCGATGAAAATTTGATTGATCAAGTTGCAGCAGCGGAGAAATATTCACAAGAAACAACTGAGAATCTGTTGTCACCTGAGCTTCGGCGCATGCCTTCAGACAAAAGCTCACAGCCACTTCGAAGGAATGATGACAGAGCTGCCAATTGCATGCATGGACTACCGAACTGTGGTGAAAGTTGTGTTTGGCAGAGTAGCCTGGTTGTTAGTTTTGGTGTCTGGTGTATCCGTAGGGTACTGGACCTATCCCTTGTGGAAAGCAGACCAGAACTTTGGGGGAAGTACACTTATGTTCTGAACCGTCTTCAG GGAGTCCTTGAACCTGCATTTTCCAAGCCCCGGAAACCCCTCACTGGGTGCACATGCCTTCAGATAGTAGGTCCGGTCGCCAGGCCCATTTCTGGCACCTTCACCACTTCAGCTGTGATCCTGGAGACGATCAAGGACGTGGAGCAGGCCATCTCCGGACGCAAGGGCCGAAGCGGAACAGCAGCAGGAGATGTAGCTTTCCCCAAAGGGAAGGAGAACCTGGCTTCCGTGCTCAAGCGATACAAGCGTAGGCTGTCGAGCAAGCCGTCTGCTGGACAATAG